The genomic stretch GGAGCCACGACATTGGCGGCTTCGAAAATACTGCTCCGGCGCATATCTACAAGCGCTGGTGCGCCTTCGGCTTACTGTCGAGCCACAGCCGCCTGCACGGCAGCAAATCCTATCGTGTGCCGTGGGTTTATGACGACGAAGCCTGTGACGTGGTACGCCAGTTCACACAGCTGAAATGCCGCCTGATGCCGTACCTGTATCCGGCGTCTGCACAAGCCGCCAAAAGCGGAACGCCAGTGATGCGCGCCATGATGCTCGAATTCCCGGAAGATCCGGCCTGCGATTATCTCGACCGCCAGTACATGCTGGGCGATAACCTGCTGGTCGCGCCGGTCTTCAGTGAACAAGGCGATGTGGATTTCTATCTGCCACAGGGACGCTGGACGCACCTGCTCAGCAACGACTTGGTCGAAGGTTCACGCTGGCATCGTCAGCAGCATGGCTTTGACAGCCTGCCGCTGTATGTCCGCCCGAACACGTTACTGGCGACAGGCAGCAACAGTGAAAAACCGGATTACGATTACAGCGAGCGTCCTGAATTCCACCTGTTCGAACTGGACGATGGTGCGATTGCTGAAAGTCAGATTACTGACCTGCAGGGTAATGTGGTGTTTACGCTGAATGTGCATCGCAGCGGTAACACCCTGACGCTGACCACCGAAGGTAAAGCAACAGACTGGACACTGTGCCTGCGCAACATTCACAGCGTATCGAAATGCAGTCTGGCGACAACTTCGGCGATACCGCAAGGGTTGCGGATCACACCGGAACACGGCAGCCATCAGTTTGTCATTACACTATAAAAACAGTTATAAGCAGTCGTTATAAAAATCAGTAATACAAGCCCCGGCGATTATTCAGCGCCGGGGTTTTTTATCCACTTCCAGGCTCTTTTCTACACTTCCTGATAAACGCTCTCGCCGTGAATACTGCGGTATTCTTTCGGCGTCATTTCATAGCCTTTCCGGAAGACTGAATAGAAATATTGCAGTGACGGATACCCGCACATTTGCGAGATTTCGTTAATGGAAATCGACGTGGCGGCCAGAAGATTGCGGGCGCGGTCGAGCTTTTCTTCGTGGATCACGCCATGAATGGTTTGCCCGGTTTCATCTTTAAAACGCTTCTCCAGGTTAGACCGTGACATGCCGATCGCGTCCAGAACCTGCTCGACTTTGATACCTTTGCAGGCGTGATAACGGATGTAATGCATCGCCTGTATCACCGCCGGATCACGCAAAGAACGGAAGTCCGTTGAGCGACGTTCTACCACTTTAACCGGCGGAACCAGAATGCGCTGCAACGGCAGAACGCGCTGATCCAGCAACTGATGCAACAGTTTTGCTGCGCGATATCCCATCTGGCGCGTGCCCTGCACCACAGATGACAATGCCACGCGGGAGAGGTAACGGGTGAGTTCTTCGTTATCGATACCAATGACGCTAAGTTTTTCGGGAACAGGAATATTCAGATGTTCGCAAACCTGCAATAAATGCCGGGCGCGGGCGTCGGTGACGGCAATAATGCCGGTTTGCTGCGGCAGCGTTTGTATCCAGTCCGCCAGCCGGTTTTGCGCATGCTGCCAGTTTTCCGGTGCGGTTTCCATTCCCTGATAGACCACGCCCTGATACTGCTCGGCGGACACCAGTTTCCGGAAAGCGAATTCCCGTTCCTGCGCCCAGCGTTTTCCGCCCGCATCCGGCAAACCGTAGAAGGCAAAACGGTTGATGCCCTTTTCTTTCAGATGCATAAACGCCGCTTCGACCAGCGCGTAGTTATCGGTCGCAATGTAGTGAACCGGCGGATAATCCTCTTCCCGGTGATAAGAGCCGCCGACGCCGACAATCGGCACATTGAGGTCTTGGAGCAAGGTTTCTATTTCCCGGTCATCGAAGTCCGCAATAACACCGTCTCCGAGCCAGTCTTTAATATTGTCGATACGGCAGCGAAAATCCTCTTCAATGAAGATATCCCAGTCGCTCTGTGAGGCCTGTAAATATTCGCCAACCCCTTCCACGACCTGACGGTCGTAGACTTTGTTCGCGTTAAATAACAGCGTGATCCGATAACGTTTTTCAAACATGCCTGTTTCTCACCGATAATCATATAGGCTAAAGCCCTGTTCATTTGTTCCTTATGAACAGGGCGGATTCCGTGGGTCTGCAGGTCAATAGCACAACGCCGGTTCTCCGTGGCGTTCGTCGTCAGAATCTGTGAGGCTCTTCAGAATTTTCTCCATGAATGTTCGTAAACGCACGTTTTTTCAGCGTTTTTATGCACGACGTTTAGTGGCTGAATCCATCCACACCGCCAGCAGTAAAATCGCACCTTTGACGATGTACTGCCAGAAAGTCGGGACGTCGAGCATACTCATGCCATTGTCGAGCGAGGCCATGATAAATGCCCCCATAACAGCACCGGCCACACTGCCGACACCGCCTGCCAGACTGGTGCCGCCAATGACACAGGCCGCAATGGCATCAAGCTCTGCAATGTTGCCCGCGGAAGGTGAACCGGCCCCCAGACGGGAACTGAGAATGAGCCCGGCAATCGCCACCATCAGGCCGTTGATGGCAAACACTGCCAGCTTGCTGCGTTCAACATTGACGCCCGATAATCTGGCGGCTTCGATGTTGCCACCAATGGCATAAATACGACGACCAAAGGAGGTGCGTGATGCCATGAACATTCCGCCCAGCATCAGCGCCACCAGAATCAGCACCGGCGTCGGTACGCCGCGATAATCGTTGAGCAGATAAATCGCGCCCAGCGCAATAATCGCCGTCAGCGCCTGTCGCGTGACGTGGTTTTTCGCTCCCGTAACCGGCAGGCCAAGCGCTGCACGCTGGTTACGTCTGCGCCATTGCCAGCCGATAAACAACGCCAGTGATATGGCACCAATGCCAAAGCCGAAGGAGTCTGGCAGATAGCTTTGCCCAATCAGGGACATCGCAGGTGTAGTCGGCGCGACGGTGGTCCCGCTGGTGATACCAATCAGAATGCCGCGAAACGCCAGCATCCCGGCGAGTGTCACGATAAAAGAAGGCACTTTACGGTAGGCCACCCACCAGCCGTTCCATGCCCCGAGTAACAGGCCCAGCGCCAGCGTGACCACAATGGTCAGCGGTAACGGCCAGCCTAACCAGACATCAAAAATAGCGGCAGCGCCCCCGAGTAAACCCATCATCGAACCGACGGAGAGGTCGATTTCAGCGGAGATAATCACAAAGACCATACCCACTGCCAAAATACCGGTGATGGCGGTCTGGCGCAGCAGGTTTGAAATATTGCGCGCGCTGATGTACGCGCCGTCTGTCGTCAGGCTGAAAAAAACGATAATCACCGCGATGGCCGCCAGCATGACAAAAACCTGAAGGTTAATGTTCTTAAGCTTCGGGATTGGCAATACAGTGCCCGGTTCACCGTTGTCCGCAGAAGCGGCTGGGGTGGCTGATTGGGGAAATTTAGACATGAGCTTCACTCCTCAGGGCGGCTTCCATGACCTGCTCCTGACTTAAATTATTGTTGTCCAGACAGGCTTTGACCTGCCCGAGATGCATAACCACCACGCGGTCGCTGAGCCCCAGCACTTCGGGTAACTCGGAGGAAATGACAATAATCGCCATCCCCTGCGCCGCCAGCTGGCCGATCAGTTTGTAGATTTCATGTTTCGCCCCGACATCAATGCCGCGCGTCGGCTCGTCGAGAATTAGGATTTTGGGTTTGAGCAACAGGCAGCGGGCCAGAATGGCTTTTTGCTGATTACCGCCGCTGAGACGACCAATCGCCAGCTCGGGAGATGACGTTTTGATTTTAAGCTGTCTGACGGACTCGCTGATGGTGTGCTGCTCCTGCGCTTCACGCAGAACGCCACCGCCGGTGAACTGGTCTAACGCCGCCAGCGTAATGTTGCTACCTACCGCCATCACCGGCACGATACCGTCGCGCTTGCGGTCTTCCGGCACCATCGCCAGACCCCGGCGCATGGCGTCACGGCAACCGGTAATTTCTACTTTTTCGCCGTTGAGCCAGATATCGCCACTCCACCGCCCCGGATACACGCCGAATAAACATTCCATGGTTTCAGTTCTTCCGGCGCCGACCAGCCCGGCGACGCCCAGCACTTCGCCTTTATGCAGGCTAAACCCGGCGTTATCGACACGTTTGATGTGCCGGTTCACCGGGTGCCAGGCCGTGAGATTTTCGACGCGCAGCACTTCCTCGCCAATCTGGCGTTCACGGGGAGGAAACAGCTCGGTCAGTTCACGCCCCACCATCATCGAAATGATGTCTTTTTCCGACGTGCTGGCCGCCTCGCAGGTCGCAATATGCCTGCCGTCG from Rahnella sikkimica encodes the following:
- a CDS encoding xylose ABC transporter ATP-binding protein; this encodes MPEKYEKSALLDMRNITKKFGSVKAVDNISLTLSAGEVLSLCGENGSGKSTLMKVLCGIYPSGTYEGEIYFSGERLTAKGIRDTEQKGIAIIHQELALVKQLSVLENMFLGNEWGRYGMLDTDNMYLRCQRMLAQVKLDIDPHTPVGELGLGQRQLVEIAKALNKQVRLLVLDEPTASLTESETAVLLDIIRDLRHHDIACIYISHKLNEVKAISDTLCVIRDGRHIATCEAASTSEKDIISMMVGRELTELFPPRERQIGEEVLRVENLTAWHPVNRHIKRVDNAGFSLHKGEVLGVAGLVGAGRTETMECLFGVYPGRWSGDIWLNGEKVEITGCRDAMRRGLAMVPEDRKRDGIVPVMAVGSNITLAALDQFTGGGVLREAQEQHTISESVRQLKIKTSSPELAIGRLSGGNQQKAILARCLLLKPKILILDEPTRGIDVGAKHEIYKLIGQLAAQGMAIIVISSELPEVLGLSDRVVVMHLGQVKACLDNNNLSQEQVMEAALRSEAHV
- the xylR gene encoding D-xylose utilization transcriptional activator XylR (D-xylose enhances binding of XylR to the xyl promoter and activates transcription.), encoding MFEKRYRITLLFNANKVYDRQVVEGVGEYLQASQSDWDIFIEEDFRCRIDNIKDWLGDGVIADFDDREIETLLQDLNVPIVGVGGSYHREEDYPPVHYIATDNYALVEAAFMHLKEKGINRFAFYGLPDAGGKRWAQEREFAFRKLVSAEQYQGVVYQGMETAPENWQHAQNRLADWIQTLPQQTGIIAVTDARARHLLQVCEHLNIPVPEKLSVIGIDNEELTRYLSRVALSSVVQGTRQMGYRAAKLLHQLLDQRVLPLQRILVPPVKVVERRSTDFRSLRDPAVIQAMHYIRYHACKGIKVEQVLDAIGMSRSNLEKRFKDETGQTIHGVIHEEKLDRARNLLAATSISINEISQMCGYPSLQYFYSVFRKGYEMTPKEYRSIHGESVYQEV
- the xylH gene encoding xylose ABC transporter permease XylH, which translates into the protein MSKFPQSATPAASADNGEPGTVLPIPKLKNINLQVFVMLAAIAVIIVFFSLTTDGAYISARNISNLLRQTAITGILAVGMVFVIISAEIDLSVGSMMGLLGGAAAIFDVWLGWPLPLTIVVTLALGLLLGAWNGWWVAYRKVPSFIVTLAGMLAFRGILIGITSGTTVAPTTPAMSLIGQSYLPDSFGFGIGAISLALFIGWQWRRRNQRAALGLPVTGAKNHVTRQALTAIIALGAIYLLNDYRGVPTPVLILVALMLGGMFMASRTSFGRRIYAIGGNIEAARLSGVNVERSKLAVFAINGLMVAIAGLILSSRLGAGSPSAGNIAELDAIAACVIGGTSLAGGVGSVAGAVMGAFIMASLDNGMSMLDVPTFWQYIVKGAILLLAVWMDSATKRRA